Proteins encoded together in one Gadus chalcogrammus isolate NIFS_2021 chromosome 18, NIFS_Gcha_1.0, whole genome shotgun sequence window:
- the LOC130371527 gene encoding protein chibby homolog 1-like isoform X2, with product MPLFGNTFTPKKTPPRKSASLSNLHTLDRSTREVELGLEYGVPVMNIGGQSLKFEEGQWTSESGGTVSSKEMQRLKKRNLQLEEENNLLKLKIDLLLDMLSETTAESHLMERELEEMKIHQRRKK from the exons ATGCCGCTCTTTGGGAATACATTCACCCCAAAGAAAACCCCACCTCGAAAGTCTGCATCCTTATCGAACCTCCATACT TTGGACCGGTCAACGAGGGAGGTGGAATTGGGCCTTGAATATGGGGTTCCGGTGATGAACATTGGAGGCCAAAGTTTAAAATTTGAAGAGGGGCAGTGGACTTCAG AGTCTGGCGGAACTGTGTCTAGCAAAGAAATGCAGAGGCTAAAGAAGAGGAATCTGCAGCTGGAAGAGGAAAACAACCTCCTCAAACTGAAAATTGACCTCCTGTTAGACATG CTGTCTGAAACCACGGCCGAGTCCCACCTGATGGAGAGGGAGTTGGAGGAGATGAAGATCCACCAGCGGAGGAAAAAATGA
- the pdap1a gene encoding pdgfa associated protein 1a has translation MPRGGRKGHKGRGKQFSNPEEIDRQMRVQRELEANGGAEKEESAGSDEDSSSDEDLSKKKSGVEGLIEIENPNRISQKNKKVTEIDIEAPKELTRREREEIEKQKAKERYMKLHLEGKTEQARADLARLAIIKKQREDAAKKRDELKKDTDESKAKR, from the exons ATGCCACGAGGCG GAAGAAAGGGCCACAAGGGCCGGGGAAAACAGTTTAGCAACCCTGAAGAGATTGACCGACAAATGCGAGTACAGAGAGAGTTG GAGGCAAATGGCGGAGCCGAGAAGGAGGAATCTGCCGGGTCAGACGAGGATAGCAGCAGCGACGAGGACCTT TCAAAGAAGAAGAGCGGCGTGGAAGGACTCATAGAGATCGAGAACCCCAACCGCATTTCCCAAAAGAACAAGAAGGTTACGGAAATCGACATTGAAGCTCCGAAAGAGCTCACACGCAGGGAACG AGAGGAGATTGAGAAGCAGAAGGCGAAGGAGCGCTACATGAAGCTCCACCTGGAGGGGAAGACGGAGCAGGCCAGGGCCGACCTGGCCCGCCTAGCCATCATCAAGAAACAGAGGGAGGACGCCGCCAAGAAACGGGACGAGCTTAAgaaag ATACAGACGAGTCGAAGGCGAAGCGCTAA
- the LOC130371547 gene encoding phospholipase B-like 1 produces the protein MDTLDGGAYGFYNDTLLLTGWGLLEVRAGYGGKKQTDETTYFLAGYLEGFLTARQMFSHYSNMYPQLIKDEEMVHTVESFLSKQNCWSREQVKLKGNSDILWRHMGLILAQLDGLQAGVTYWSKTQQMEPLSLLAVQFLNGMGDLLDLVPALTPRSKSSSAGTGPWRMPGMGHCTALIKVLAGFENLLFAHSSWFTYAASMRIYKHWDLRISGQPTAAAKMSFSSYPGLLSSLDDFYLLGSGLLVTQTTNVVFNVSLFSLLTPHSLLAWQRVRLANAMALSGEQWARVFSNYNSGTYNSQYMVLDLNKVSLGRSMEDGALTVVEQIPGKVLHSDQTQALRRGYWPSYNVPFHADIYNLSGYGVMWRRYGEEFSYDLCPRAKILRRDQSRVSSLISLKHMMRYNNYKRDPYTRGHPCKTICCRDDLKLRRARPGGCYDTKVTDYHMSRQLVAEVINGPTTQGGLRPFSWRWFNGTAHKDLPPTYNFPFIAVRPTLHQP, from the exons ATGGACACGCTAGATGGGGGTGCCTATGGGTTCTATAATGATACCCTCCTCCTGACTGGGTGGGGGTTGTTGGAAGTCCGTGCAGGGTAcggaggaaaaaaacaaaccgATGAAACCACTTACTTTTTGGCGGGTTACCTGGAGGGCTTCCTGACGGCCAG ACAGATGTTCAGTCACTACTCCAACATGTACCCACAACTGATAAAGGACGAGGAAATGGTTCATACCGTTGAAAGCTTTTTGAG CAAGCAGAACTGCTGGAGCAGAGAGCAGGTGAAACTAAAGGGAAACAGTGACATCTTGTGGAGGCATATGGGACTCATCCTTGCTCAGTTGGACGGTCTGCAGGCCGGAGTTACATACTGGTCGAAGACCCAACAAATGGAG CCGCTGTCTCTTCTAGCGGTACAGTTTCTGAATGGGATGGGGGACCTGTTGGACCTAGTCCCTGCCCTGACTCCCCGCTCCAAGTCCTCCAGTGCGGGGACGGGGCCGTGGAGAATGCCAGGAATGGGCCACTGCACTGCTCTTATAAAG GTGCTGGCGGGCTTTGAGAACCTGCTCTTTGCTCACTCTAGCTGGTTCACCTACGCTGCCAGCATGCGCATCTACAAACACTGGGACCTCCGGATCTCTGGTCAACCCACAGCCGCTGCAAAGATGTCCTTCAGCAGCTACCCTG GACTGCTGTCCTCCCTGGATGACTTCTACCTCCTGGGTAGCGGTCTCCTGGTCACTCAGACCACCAACGTGGTCTTCAacgtctccctcttctccctgctCACCCCTCACTCTCTGCTGGCCTGGCAGAGGGTGCGGTTGGCCAACGCCATGGCTCTCAGCGGAGAGCAATGGGCCCGCGTCTTCTCCAATTACAACTcag GCACCTACAACAGCCAGTACATGGTGTTGGACCTGAACAAGGTGTCCCTTGGCCGAAGCATGGAGGACGGGGCCCTGACTGTTGTGGAGCAGATCCCTGGGAAGGTCCTCCATTCAGACCAGACCCAGGCCCTACGCAGAG GCTACTGGCCGTCGTACAATGTGCCGTTCCACGCCGACATCTACAACCTGAGCGGGTACGGCGTGATGTGGCGCAGATACGGCGAGGAATTCTCTTATGACCTTTGCCCCCGGGCAAAGATCCTGCGTCGAGATCAGTCCAGGGTCTCTAGCTTGATCTCTCTGAAACACATGATGAGATACAACA ACTACAAGCGTGATCCCTATACCAGAGGACATCCATGCAAAACCATCTGTTGCCGTGACGACCTAAAGCTGCGCAGAGCGCGCCCAGGTGGATGTTATGACACAAAG GTAACAGACTACCATATGTCGCGACAGTTGGTTGCCGAGGTGATAAACGGTCCCACCACACAGGGGGGTCTGCGGCCGTTCTCGTGGCGATGGTTCAACGGCACGGCGCATAAGGATCTACCGCCAACCTACAACTTCCCCTTTATCGCCGTGCGGCCAACTCTCCACCAGCCCTGA
- the LOC130371527 gene encoding protein chibby homolog 1-like isoform X1 → METFKKSLTNMPLFGNTFTPKKTPPRKSASLSNLHTLDRSTREVELGLEYGVPVMNIGGQSLKFEEGQWTSESGGTVSSKEMQRLKKRNLQLEEENNLLKLKIDLLLDMLSETTAESHLMERELEEMKIHQRRKK, encoded by the exons ATGGAG ACATTCAAGAAATCGTTGACGAATATGCCGCTCTTTGGGAATACATTCACCCCAAAGAAAACCCCACCTCGAAAGTCTGCATCCTTATCGAACCTCCATACT TTGGACCGGTCAACGAGGGAGGTGGAATTGGGCCTTGAATATGGGGTTCCGGTGATGAACATTGGAGGCCAAAGTTTAAAATTTGAAGAGGGGCAGTGGACTTCAG AGTCTGGCGGAACTGTGTCTAGCAAAGAAATGCAGAGGCTAAAGAAGAGGAATCTGCAGCTGGAAGAGGAAAACAACCTCCTCAAACTGAAAATTGACCTCCTGTTAGACATG CTGTCTGAAACCACGGCCGAGTCCCACCTGATGGAGAGGGAGTTGGAGGAGATGAAGATCCACCAGCGGAGGAAAAAATGA